From a region of the Marinomonas mediterranea MMB-1 genome:
- a CDS encoding MFS transporter, translating into MFKKKKQFLFQTIILLVGVSIIGSNAFLMSPILSNIAQSLNTDVTKIALSISAYGGAMALGGLFLTGLPQRIGSKSTLLLTGTILSIGILITGLATNWIMLVVAQIITGLSAGVLLPTLYSMTAIIAPKGKESATLGKVISGWSLAMVAGVPLSAFISELLSWRYSYFFVFILSFLSTLGYSLLPSKESSSNVTSLKSAFQVPMAKPIFMITFLYMVSFYGIYTFLGSYIQQKLLYSVVYAGMVVLSYGFGFGFAGIFLGKLIDKRDSWEVISPSLLLICGIYLLLLLLSNHYWSLLIGCAFWGLINQIALNCLVSILSKLDYRQRVRLIGIYSAVSYGGTMVAALSYGVLYLYGGFHYILITSALLCMFAFLIVYRLKRHNRITL; encoded by the coding sequence ATGTTCAAGAAAAAAAAACAATTTTTATTCCAAACAATTATTTTACTAGTCGGTGTTAGTATAATTGGGTCAAATGCTTTTTTAATGAGTCCAATTTTGAGTAATATTGCTCAATCTCTCAATACAGATGTTACAAAAATTGCTTTGTCAATATCTGCGTATGGTGGAGCAATGGCTTTAGGAGGGTTATTTTTAACTGGCCTTCCACAACGTATAGGTTCGAAATCAACTCTACTCCTAACAGGAACAATACTTTCTATTGGGATATTAATTACAGGTCTTGCAACAAATTGGATCATGCTTGTAGTAGCACAAATTATAACAGGGTTAAGTGCTGGAGTTTTACTTCCAACCTTGTATTCGATGACAGCTATTATTGCACCAAAGGGAAAAGAGTCTGCAACGTTAGGAAAAGTTATTTCTGGCTGGTCATTAGCTATGGTTGCTGGGGTTCCATTAAGTGCTTTTATTTCAGAATTACTATCTTGGCGATATTCCTATTTTTTTGTTTTCATATTGTCATTTCTATCTACATTAGGATATTCTCTACTTCCTTCTAAAGAAAGTTCTTCTAACGTTACCTCCCTAAAGTCTGCCTTTCAAGTTCCAATGGCAAAGCCCATATTTATGATAACTTTTTTGTACATGGTTAGCTTTTATGGAATCTACACATTTTTGGGAAGCTATATACAACAGAAGCTACTTTATTCCGTAGTATATGCTGGTATGGTTGTTTTATCTTATGGATTTGGGTTTGGTTTTGCTGGAATATTTTTAGGGAAACTTATTGATAAAAGAGACTCATGGGAGGTTATATCTCCTTCTCTACTATTAATATGTGGAATCTACTTGTTATTGTTGCTTCTATCCAATCACTATTGGAGCTTACTAATCGGATGCGCATTTTGGGGACTAATTAATCAGATCGCCTTAAATTGTCTTGTATCAATTCTCAGTAAGCTAGATTATCGTCAACGAGTAAGACTCATTGGTATATATAGCGCTGTATCATATGGAGGAACAATGGTCGCTGCACTATCTTACGGTGTCCTCTATTTATATGGGGGCTTCCATTATATATTGATTACCTCTGCTTTATTATGCATGTTTGCCTTCCTGATCGTATACAGGCTAAAGCGTCACAACAGAATTACTTTATAA
- a CDS encoding nuclear transport factor 2 family protein, with product MNNIDIAKTYIKAVQFGDQATLGSIISPDVVWHQPGDNQFSGIHRGMAAVGPMLGKMMEVSKGTFAITRADHYMANGDWVAITVEFSGEANDIKLKQPGVDLIRIEGGKIVEVWLYSSNQAQEDAFWGQ from the coding sequence TTGAATAATATTGACATCGCAAAGACCTACATAAAAGCTGTGCAATTCGGCGATCAAGCGACGTTAGGTAGCATTATTTCACCAGATGTAGTTTGGCATCAGCCAGGAGACAACCAGTTTTCAGGTATACATCGAGGTATGGCCGCAGTCGGTCCGATGCTGGGCAAGATGATGGAAGTCTCTAAGGGAACATTTGCGATTACACGTGCCGATCACTATATGGCTAATGGCGATTGGGTTGCGATCACGGTGGAATTTTCTGGCGAAGCCAACGATATCAAGCTTAAACAGCCGGGTGTGGACCTTATTCGTATTGAAGGCGGCAAGATCGTTGAAGTTTGGCTGTATTCGAGCAATCAAGCACAAGAAGACGCTTTCTGGGGCCAGTAA
- the dgt gene encoding dGTPase yields the protein MTINFNRKVRGTRVYHNNATVSPRPLEDLNEIAAQGSFESDRGRILNSAAIRRLQQKTQVFPLERNAAVRSRLTHSLEVQQVGRYITQLIFQTLPDTDLNKYKLAGLERQIESIVEMSCLMHDVGNPPFGHFGEQAINDWFSRHLVSLVMDNQGNPRIDLPAPILQDLTNFEGNAQAIRLVHTILGLNLTYSQVSGIVKYTRRGDQASPKKQPNSSQFKRYDYLMKKVGYYLSEHRYVESLKTALSMDSHCRSPFSYIMEAADDISYGIADIEDAVEKGIITIEQLERALVTEFKSVIEEYGLAETSTMQKIVNAANSSASKANNCADSHFFVTLRVEVNKCLPQHACKQFIDNIEDVFHGTFNRALIEDKSENHALVSTLKNIAKNYAFCDPEVEKSELQGYRIITGLLEAYKPLLMLDRNTFTNIESAPLYEKRLYKKLPNKHLRAYEIAMQTLEKEKNKVPNTAYLPYEFDHEIWEFYFRVRLIQDYISGMTDQYAFDEYRALNVLD from the coding sequence ATGACCATTAACTTTAACCGAAAAGTACGTGGAACAAGGGTATACCACAATAATGCGACAGTATCTCCCCGCCCCCTTGAAGACCTAAACGAAATAGCTGCTCAAGGCAGCTTCGAAAGCGATCGAGGACGAATTCTCAATTCAGCAGCAATACGTAGACTTCAACAAAAGACCCAAGTTTTCCCCTTAGAACGCAATGCGGCAGTTCGCAGTCGATTAACTCACTCTTTAGAAGTCCAACAAGTCGGGCGTTACATAACACAACTTATTTTTCAGACGCTGCCTGATACAGACCTCAATAAATACAAACTTGCAGGCTTGGAGCGCCAAATAGAGTCAATTGTCGAAATGTCGTGCCTAATGCACGATGTAGGGAATCCGCCATTTGGACACTTTGGCGAACAAGCAATAAACGATTGGTTTTCTCGACACTTAGTCTCACTTGTGATGGATAACCAAGGCAACCCAAGAATCGATTTACCTGCTCCGATTCTGCAAGATCTTACAAACTTTGAAGGTAATGCGCAGGCTATCCGTCTGGTTCACACTATTCTTGGGCTCAACCTAACATACTCACAAGTTTCCGGTATCGTAAAATATACTCGTCGAGGGGATCAAGCCTCCCCTAAAAAACAACCTAACTCCAGTCAATTCAAGCGCTATGACTACTTGATGAAAAAAGTTGGCTATTACCTTAGTGAACATCGTTACGTTGAATCTTTAAAGACTGCACTATCAATGGACTCCCACTGTCGCTCCCCCTTTTCCTACATTATGGAAGCAGCAGACGATATATCTTACGGTATCGCTGATATTGAAGACGCTGTTGAGAAAGGTATTATTACGATCGAGCAACTAGAACGCGCGCTAGTGACAGAGTTTAAGTCAGTTATTGAAGAATATGGATTAGCGGAAACATCAACGATGCAAAAAATTGTTAATGCTGCTAATTCAAGTGCTTCGAAGGCGAATAATTGCGCTGACAGCCATTTTTTTGTCACTCTACGAGTAGAAGTAAACAAATGTCTGCCACAGCATGCTTGTAAACAATTCATCGACAATATCGAGGACGTATTTCATGGAACATTCAATAGAGCGCTCATTGAAGACAAAAGCGAAAACCATGCACTCGTAAGCACACTAAAAAATATTGCAAAAAACTATGCTTTCTGTGACCCAGAAGTTGAAAAAAGTGAATTGCAGGGGTATAGAATAATCACCGGACTTTTAGAAGCATACAAGCCTTTGCTAATGCTGGACCGCAATACTTTTACTAATATCGAATCTGCCCCTCTGTACGAAAAAAGGCTCTATAAAAAACTGCCAAACAAGCATCTAAGGGCGTATGAAATTGCGATGCAAACATTAGAAAAAGAAAAAAACAAAGTGCCTAATACAGCTTATTTACCTTATGAATTTGATCATGAGATCTGGGAGTTTTACTTCCGAGTGCGACTCATTCAGGACTATATCAGCGGTATGACTGATCAATATGCTTTTGATGAGTATCGTGCTCTTAATGTTTTAGATTAA
- the ygiD gene encoding 4,5-DOPA-extradiol-dioxygenase, with translation MNRRDLVKSILAVAAASSVLNPQRVLASSSERMPVLFLGHGSPMNALRDNAFTQHINQLGKTIPTPRAVVVVSAHWVANNTMLSATEKPTTIYDFGGFPKTLYQMTYPCDGDPSLATRLATQLSEFDGDIDKNRGLDHGAWTMLHHLYPEANIPVIQLAMSAKLTMSEHLEVGAALQSLRNQGILIIGSGNIVHNLGMINRSPNAKNADWSVEFDGLIKQALLERDLGQLLAQDRTKYPLWNVSHPTIEHYVPLLYAFGASTQSDTVSFPYEGFESGSISMRSVLFS, from the coding sequence ATGAATCGTAGAGATCTCGTTAAGTCTATCTTGGCCGTTGCGGCGGCCAGCAGTGTATTGAATCCCCAGCGTGTTTTGGCAAGCAGCAGCGAGCGTATGCCGGTGTTATTTTTAGGGCATGGGTCACCCATGAATGCTCTGCGAGACAATGCGTTTACTCAACATATTAATCAGCTTGGTAAGACAATACCGACGCCTCGTGCGGTTGTTGTCGTATCTGCTCATTGGGTTGCAAATAATACAATGCTAAGTGCAACTGAAAAACCGACGACTATTTACGATTTTGGCGGTTTCCCTAAGACGCTATATCAAATGACGTACCCCTGTGATGGAGATCCAAGTCTTGCCACTCGACTTGCAACCCAACTAAGCGAATTTGATGGCGACATTGATAAGAACCGAGGCCTAGATCATGGTGCGTGGACCATGTTGCATCATTTGTACCCTGAGGCGAATATTCCCGTTATTCAGTTAGCAATGAGCGCTAAACTGACGATGTCTGAGCATTTAGAGGTCGGTGCCGCGCTACAAAGCTTAAGGAATCAAGGTATCCTGATTATTGGTAGTGGCAATATCGTGCACAACTTAGGCATGATTAATCGCTCACCTAATGCTAAAAATGCAGATTGGTCGGTCGAATTTGATGGCTTGATTAAGCAGGCGTTATTAGAAAGAGATTTAGGGCAACTGTTGGCTCAAGACCGTACTAAATATCCGCTGTGGAATGTGTCTCACCCAACCATCGAGCACTATGTGCCTTTGTTGTATGCATTTGGAGCGTCGACGCAATCAGATACAGTTAGCTTTCCGTATGAAGGGTTTGAGTCTGGCTCAATATCGATGCGTTCTGTCTTATTTAGTTAA
- a CDS encoding Gfo/Idh/MocA family protein: MLHNPVIASQGRKLRLAVIGGGPSSFIGTVHRGAALLEEHYEVVASVLSSDPIKSVQYAKDIGIPRGYASAEALFETEVTLKDKADVIAIMTPNNSHFDLVNRALELGFHVMCEKPLTNKVDEALSLVNAVRKHQRECCIAFAYSGYPMIRQAQAMIQAGELGEIRMVQSEYVQGHLAALTQGELEQSNWHMKPDMVGPSLILGDIGTHCYHLAAFVVGREPSEICADIATLVPDRAADDYTGILMRYANGARGSFVITQSAAGADHGLYLRVFGEKGGIEWHQEQPNQLIVRWLDEPTQVLQKGGKGLHEAAKKVSRIAVGHPEGYREAFANLYTDLAEAIVDRENGKQPRSQKRVFPTIEEGAQGVRFVDAALRSHQQNGSWVAIPAAQDDL; the protein is encoded by the coding sequence ATGCTGCATAACCCTGTGATTGCATCACAAGGAAGAAAGTTACGATTAGCCGTGATCGGCGGTGGGCCAAGCTCATTTATAGGTACGGTTCATCGAGGTGCGGCTTTGCTTGAAGAGCATTATGAGGTCGTCGCCTCGGTTCTCTCATCCGATCCAATTAAGAGTGTGCAATATGCGAAGGACATCGGCATTCCCCGTGGTTACGCGTCCGCAGAGGCGTTATTTGAAACCGAAGTGACGCTAAAAGATAAAGCGGATGTTATCGCGATTATGACGCCGAATAATAGTCACTTTGACTTGGTGAATCGCGCATTAGAGCTCGGTTTTCATGTGATGTGTGAAAAGCCGCTGACAAATAAGGTAGACGAAGCGCTAAGTTTGGTGAACGCCGTTAGAAAACATCAAAGAGAGTGCTGTATTGCGTTTGCTTATAGTGGTTACCCTATGATTAGACAGGCTCAAGCAATGATTCAAGCCGGTGAGCTGGGTGAAATACGCATGGTACAAAGCGAATATGTCCAAGGCCATTTAGCGGCGTTGACGCAAGGTGAGTTAGAGCAAAGCAACTGGCATATGAAGCCGGATATGGTCGGCCCATCTTTAATTTTGGGTGACATTGGAACTCATTGTTATCACTTAGCTGCCTTTGTTGTTGGGCGGGAACCGTCCGAAATTTGCGCCGACATTGCGACGTTGGTGCCAGACCGCGCAGCGGACGATTATACTGGAATTTTGATGCGTTATGCGAATGGTGCTCGCGGGTCCTTTGTCATAACACAGTCTGCGGCAGGTGCGGATCATGGTTTGTATTTACGTGTGTTTGGCGAAAAAGGCGGTATAGAGTGGCATCAAGAGCAACCTAATCAATTAATTGTTCGTTGGCTAGATGAACCGACTCAAGTATTGCAAAAGGGTGGCAAAGGGTTACACGAAGCTGCCAAGAAAGTCTCTCGTATCGCCGTTGGACACCCAGAAGGCTATCGAGAGGCTTTTGCAAACTTATATACCGACCTCGCTGAAGCAATTGTTGATCGTGAGAATGGCAAGCAGCCGCGCTCACAAAAGCGTGTTTTTCCGACAATTGAAGAGGGCGCTCAAGGGGTAAGGTTTGTTGACGCGGCGCTGCGTTCGCATCAACAAAATGGCTCGTGGGTAGCCATTCCTGCTGCCCAAGATGATCTCTAG
- a CDS encoding LacI family DNA-binding transcriptional regulator, whose product MPNSTDRPITQKDVAELAGVSLSAVSRTFTSGASVSPATRQKVLIAAKALGYKTNILAQSLMTNRTRLIGVISSNFENPMFTEVLDQLTKALQYRGYRTMVENVSAGSKPEDVLEQLLQYRVDGVLFLSSVLPTSFAQACSAANLPATILFGRTEQDYRHKEQSINVITADNVNGAKMGAELLIEKGYRNIGFLGGPEEATTTRDRKQSIVETLNKHQLTLVAEQHCDAYTYDAALTKSKEMLAAYPDLDAVFCGDDVLAIAVLDTLRELGVDCPNQVGVLGFNDMAISTWGAYQLTTIRQPAKAMVEAAIELTLRQIEEPTSPCEYKILPCETVIRRTIRP is encoded by the coding sequence ATGCCCAATTCCACTGATAGGCCTATCACGCAAAAAGACGTCGCAGAGCTGGCCGGAGTGTCTCTTTCCGCGGTATCGAGAACCTTCACTTCCGGTGCAAGCGTGTCTCCCGCAACAAGACAAAAAGTGCTTATTGCCGCCAAGGCGTTAGGCTACAAAACCAATATCCTCGCTCAATCATTAATGACGAATCGAACTCGCTTGATTGGCGTTATCTCAAGTAACTTCGAAAACCCCATGTTTACAGAGGTGTTGGACCAATTGACCAAAGCCCTCCAATACCGCGGCTATCGAACTATGGTGGAGAATGTAAGCGCCGGCTCTAAGCCAGAAGACGTATTAGAGCAGCTCTTGCAATATCGAGTCGATGGCGTGCTGTTTCTCTCTTCCGTTCTACCAACCTCTTTTGCGCAAGCTTGTAGCGCGGCGAACTTACCTGCGACTATCCTGTTTGGTCGTACCGAGCAAGACTATCGCCACAAGGAACAATCCATTAACGTCATCACTGCCGACAATGTTAATGGCGCAAAAATGGGAGCGGAGCTATTAATTGAAAAAGGCTATCGAAACATTGGGTTCTTAGGGGGGCCGGAAGAGGCAACGACAACACGGGATCGAAAGCAAAGCATTGTCGAGACATTAAACAAACATCAACTAACACTCGTCGCTGAACAGCATTGCGATGCGTATACCTACGACGCTGCGCTCACTAAATCAAAAGAAATGCTAGCAGCCTACCCCGATCTGGATGCGGTATTTTGTGGCGACGATGTATTGGCGATTGCGGTGTTAGACACCCTACGCGAACTTGGCGTTGACTGCCCTAATCAAGTGGGCGTATTGGGTTTTAACGATATGGCCATTTCTACGTGGGGCGCTTACCAATTAACCACGATTAGACAGCCTGCAAAGGCCATGGTCGAAGCCGCTATCGAGCTGACACTTCGTCAGATTGAAGAGCCAACTTCGCCATGTGAATACAAAATACTGCCTTGCGAAACTGTAATCCGCCGTACAATTAGGCCGTAG
- a CDS encoding Gfo/Idh/MocA family protein codes for MFDDKVRELPTLRWAMVGGGKGSQIGYAHRCGATRDGLFRLVAGAFDIDPQRGREFGVKLGVLPERCYDNYQTMFALESKRDDGINVVSIATPNSTHYEITKCALLAGIHVVCEKPVTFTLKEAEELKAIAKDHGLILGVMYGYSGFQMVHQARSLVQNNLLGEIRVINMQFAHGFHSQEVELNDPGAKWRMNPNISGPTYVLGDIGTHAFYLGQLITGLAVKKLCCSRQSFVKSRAPLEDNAHVMMHFENGAVGMLWASAVNAGSMHQQKIRVVGEKASIEWWDERPNQLIYEEQGKPSQVLERGMGYLDSHDDAISSDRIGAGHAEGFFESWANVYARFAVVINAANANDWQTVNATWFPDVDAGIEGVRWLERCVESADNDEKWVAYRE; via the coding sequence ATGTTTGATGACAAAGTACGCGAATTGCCAACCTTACGGTGGGCAATGGTGGGAGGTGGTAAAGGCAGCCAAATAGGGTACGCTCATCGGTGCGGTGCGACGCGCGATGGTCTATTTAGATTGGTCGCTGGGGCGTTTGATATAGATCCGCAACGAGGTCGAGAATTTGGTGTAAAGCTTGGTGTATTGCCTGAACGTTGCTACGACAATTATCAAACGATGTTCGCGCTAGAATCTAAGCGAGACGATGGAATTAACGTTGTATCGATAGCGACACCAAACTCGACTCATTATGAGATAACTAAATGCGCTTTGTTAGCAGGGATACACGTCGTCTGTGAAAAGCCCGTTACTTTTACGCTTAAAGAGGCAGAAGAACTTAAAGCGATTGCAAAAGATCACGGCCTGATCTTGGGGGTGATGTACGGTTATTCAGGCTTTCAGATGGTGCACCAAGCGCGCTCGCTAGTGCAGAACAATCTGTTGGGGGAGATTCGTGTTATCAACATGCAATTCGCTCACGGGTTCCATAGTCAAGAAGTCGAATTGAATGACCCAGGTGCAAAATGGCGAATGAACCCAAACATATCAGGGCCTACCTATGTACTGGGTGATATAGGCACTCACGCGTTTTATCTTGGTCAATTAATCACGGGACTTGCAGTAAAAAAACTGTGTTGCTCGCGGCAAAGCTTTGTTAAATCTCGTGCTCCGTTAGAAGACAACGCTCACGTTATGATGCATTTCGAAAATGGTGCAGTAGGAATGCTTTGGGCTAGCGCAGTCAATGCTGGGTCAATGCATCAGCAGAAAATACGGGTAGTCGGTGAAAAAGCCAGTATTGAATGGTGGGATGAGCGCCCTAATCAACTTATCTACGAGGAGCAGGGCAAACCCTCTCAAGTGTTAGAACGAGGCATGGGGTACCTTGACTCGCATGACGACGCGATAAGTAGTGATCGTATCGGTGCAGGCCATGCCGAAGGTTTCTTTGAATCATGGGCGAATGTCTACGCTCGTTTTGCAGTTGTTATAAACGCCGCCAACGCAAACGATTGGCAAACTGTGAACGCAACTTGGTTCCCAGATGTCGACGCTGGAATAGAAGGTGTTCGATGGCTAGAGCGTTGCGTCGAGTCTGCGGATAACGACGAAAAGTGGGTGGCGTATCGTGAATGA
- the iolC gene encoding 5-dehydro-2-deoxygluconokinase, with translation MNDLSIEHGRSIDVLCLGRAGVDLYAAEENTDITEVASFKKFVGGSPANIAVSLARLGGRAAIISVVSNDGLGRYVVDYLNQQGIDIKAVRFDASGARTSLAITEMKPTEGEVVLYRNRAADLQLSMDDIQLDHIAQAKILLVSGTALSKSPSREATLLAIEHARSVNTFVVLDLDYRAYSWASEQEASLYYQIAARASNVIIGNLEEINILSTHASLEYDMQPNKLEAFLKPYFQGVAELIIVKRGEDGSQAFTKDGRCLKQGIYPVSVKKPFGAGDAFAGTLIHGLIKGLDIETCIRRGSAAAAINVSRDSCTEAMLSLTELLSFMARNEQTKFK, from the coding sequence GTGAATGATCTTTCTATCGAACACGGCAGATCTATCGATGTATTGTGTCTAGGGCGTGCCGGCGTTGATTTATATGCGGCAGAAGAAAATACGGATATAACCGAAGTCGCGAGTTTTAAAAAGTTTGTGGGCGGTTCACCCGCGAATATCGCTGTATCACTTGCGAGGTTGGGTGGACGAGCGGCCATCATCAGCGTTGTCTCAAACGACGGGCTTGGGCGTTACGTAGTCGATTATTTAAATCAGCAAGGCATCGATATCAAAGCCGTACGCTTCGACGCCTCAGGCGCTCGTACAAGTCTTGCGATTACTGAAATGAAACCAACCGAGGGGGAAGTGGTGCTTTATCGCAATCGGGCCGCTGACCTTCAGCTTTCTATGGATGACATTCAACTGGATCACATCGCTCAAGCAAAAATACTTTTAGTGTCAGGCACCGCTTTATCTAAAAGCCCGTCAAGAGAGGCGACCTTGCTTGCAATTGAGCATGCTCGCTCAGTAAATACATTCGTCGTTTTAGATCTAGATTACAGAGCCTATTCTTGGGCCTCGGAGCAAGAGGCCTCGCTGTATTATCAAATCGCAGCACGCGCTTCAAATGTCATTATTGGTAACCTTGAAGAAATCAATATTCTTAGCACGCACGCCTCACTCGAATACGACATGCAACCTAATAAACTAGAGGCTTTTTTGAAGCCGTATTTTCAAGGGGTTGCAGAACTGATTATCGTTAAACGAGGAGAAGATGGCTCGCAGGCGTTTACGAAGGATGGGAGGTGCCTTAAACAGGGGATTTATCCCGTATCGGTCAAAAAGCCGTTTGGAGCAGGCGACGCATTCGCTGGGACGCTTATACATGGACTGATTAAAGGGTTAGACATTGAGACGTGTATTCGCAGAGGCTCGGCTGCGGCAGCGATTAATGTCTCCCGTGACTCCTGTACTGAAGCAATGCTGTCGTTAACGGAATTGTTGTCTTTCATGGCGCGTAATGAACAGACCAAATTCAAATAA
- a CDS encoding 5-deoxy-glucuronate isomerase, which translates to MGKHIPAYDNKNTPIIDVDDDTTPCVYFNSVILKRGETHRYQLSHYESAIVLAGGTCNITVNQKRYEHVGIRENVWSGDPSAVYAPVGADVFITCVSDEADIMIAGGRYETALESFEIRPEDTDHVQYGSDETKTHRKIKHILGQKMPHSVAVF; encoded by the coding sequence ATGGGTAAACACATTCCAGCCTATGACAATAAGAATACGCCAATAATCGATGTTGACGACGATACGACGCCCTGCGTGTATTTTAATTCAGTGATTTTAAAACGAGGCGAGACCCACCGCTATCAATTATCACATTACGAATCGGCGATTGTACTGGCGGGCGGAACGTGCAATATCACAGTCAATCAAAAACGATATGAGCATGTTGGCATCCGAGAAAATGTGTGGTCTGGTGATCCATCTGCTGTGTATGCGCCAGTTGGAGCTGATGTTTTCATTACGTGTGTATCTGACGAAGCCGACATTATGATTGCAGGCGGGCGCTATGAGACGGCTTTAGAGTCATTTGAAATACGGCCTGAGGATACTGATCATGTTCAGTATGGTAGCGATGAGACAAAAACACATCGTAAGATAAAGCACATATTGGGACAAAAAATGCCCCACAGCGTGGCCGTCTTTTAG
- a CDS encoding 5-deoxy-glucuronate isomerase, which translates to MFTVGAGGWSGFPAHKHDTERGDVETRFEEVYQFRFNPDQGFGAQFLYEHEDDNGPVYHIKNLSVIAIDKGYHPCVAAPGYEMYYFTIIVGESSKSLIQYFDPHHEYQVHTIPGIKDMIKKFK; encoded by the coding sequence TTGTTTACGGTTGGTGCAGGAGGGTGGTCTGGTTTCCCAGCCCATAAGCACGATACCGAACGCGGTGATGTTGAAACACGTTTCGAAGAAGTGTATCAATTCAGGTTCAACCCAGATCAGGGCTTCGGCGCTCAGTTTCTCTATGAACATGAGGACGATAATGGCCCTGTCTATCACATCAAAAACCTTAGTGTCATTGCGATTGATAAAGGGTATCACCCTTGTGTCGCTGCCCCTGGTTACGAGATGTATTACTTCACCATTATCGTGGGTGAATCCTCAAAGTCCCTTATCCAATATTTCGATCCGCACCATGAATATCAGGTGCATACGATCCCTGGAATAAAAGACATGATTAAAAAATTCAAATAG
- a CDS encoding class II fructose-bisphosphate aldolase, whose amino-acid sequence MLVNLNELLPAAANGQYAIPCFNVFGFEEGKAIVSAAESLSAPVILAANKDMVEFMGVKAVANMLVNLAELSKVPICVHLDHTYEEETIFKAMHCGFTSVMFDGSQCALEDNIRRTKNVVDVAHALEVSVEGEIGSVAYHEGRDHIQSVKTDPIEAKRFAEESGVDAMAIAIGNVHRLNFPNSVIDYALLNDITREAPNIPLVIHGTTGIREEDITRLKAGRISKFNVGTSLRQVMGHNLRRLMNEEPDKFDKLYFMTKAMSYVEAEAKRIIGLMSAASY is encoded by the coding sequence ATGTTAGTCAATTTAAATGAGTTGCTTCCTGCTGCTGCCAATGGTCAATATGCAATACCGTGCTTTAATGTATTTGGGTTTGAAGAAGGTAAGGCAATCGTGTCGGCCGCAGAATCGCTTTCGGCCCCCGTTATTCTTGCTGCGAACAAGGATATGGTTGAGTTTATGGGCGTGAAGGCGGTTGCAAATATGTTGGTTAACTTAGCGGAGTTGAGCAAAGTGCCAATTTGCGTTCATCTCGATCACACGTACGAAGAAGAAACGATTTTTAAGGCGATGCACTGCGGTTTCACCTCCGTCATGTTTGACGGCTCTCAGTGCGCGTTAGAGGATAATATTCGTCGTACAAAAAACGTTGTAGACGTTGCTCATGCTTTAGAAGTAAGCGTTGAAGGAGAGATTGGTTCGGTTGCGTACCATGAAGGACGGGATCACATTCAATCCGTAAAGACCGATCCAATAGAAGCGAAGCGTTTTGCAGAAGAAAGTGGCGTGGATGCGATGGCAATCGCAATAGGCAATGTCCATAGGCTCAATTTTCCTAACTCTGTGATTGATTACGCTTTGTTAAATGACATTACTCGTGAAGCACCCAATATTCCATTGGTCATTCACGGTACAACAGGGATACGTGAAGAAGACATTACAAGATTGAAGGCAGGACGAATTTCAAAGTTCAACGTTGGTACTTCTTTGCGCCAAGTGATGGGTCACAATTTAAGGCGCTTGATGAACGAAGAACCAGACAAGTTCGATAAACTGTATTTTATGACCAAGGCAATGTCGTACGTAGAAGCAGAGGCGAAACGCATTATTGGCTTAATGAGCGCCGCTTCGTATTAG
- a CDS encoding acyl-CoA thioesterase, with amino-acid sequence MTQQIPESSAAAQKNTLVDAIHTIDIQVRDYECDMQGIVNNAVYQNYLEHARHEFIKTKGLDFAEITSRGIHLVVIKAEIEYKASLRSGMVARVSTQGKRLSKFKAVFEQTIMIDHPDKEEPAKICTLAQIYIASISDNGKPVRCPEMDQLFA; translated from the coding sequence ATGACTCAACAAATACCAGAAAGCTCAGCCGCTGCTCAGAAAAACACGCTCGTCGACGCGATACATACTATTGATATTCAAGTTCGAGACTACGAATGCGACATGCAAGGTATTGTCAATAATGCTGTCTATCAAAACTATCTTGAACACGCCCGACATGAGTTTATAAAAACAAAAGGTTTAGATTTTGCTGAAATAACCTCTCGCGGTATTCATCTTGTCGTCATCAAAGCAGAAATTGAGTATAAAGCCTCGTTACGCAGCGGTATGGTGGCTCGTGTTAGTACTCAAGGAAAGCGATTGTCCAAGTTTAAAGCGGTGTTTGAACAAACGATTATGATTGATCACCCTGACAAAGAAGAGCCAGCGAAAATATGCACGCTTGCTCAAATCTACATTGCTTCTATTAGCGACAACGGCAAGCCTGTACGCTGCCCTGAAATGGATCAACTGTTTGCTTGA